A single window of Pseudomonas marginalis DNA harbors:
- the sthA gene encoding Si-specific NAD(P)(+) transhydrogenase: MAVYNYDVVVLGSGPAGEGAAMNAAKAGRKVAMVDSRRQVGGNCTHLGTIPSKALRHSVRQIMQFNTNPMFRAIGEPRWFSFPDVLKSAEKVISKQVASRTGYYARNRVDLFFGTGSFADEQTVEVVCANGVVEKLVAKHIIIATGSRPYRPADIDFHHPRIYDSDTILSLGHTPRKLIIYGAGVIGCEYASIFSGLGVLVELVDNRDQLLSFLDSEISQALSYHFSNNNITVRHNEEYERVEGLDNGVILHLKSGKKIKADALLWCNGRTGNTDKLGMENIGVKVNSRGQIEVDENYRTCVTNIYGAGDVIGWPSLASAAHDQGRSAAGSIVDNGSWRYVNDVPTGIYTIPEISSIGKNEHELTKAKVPYEVGKAFFKSMARAQIAGEPQGMLKILFHRETLEVLGVHCFGYQASEIVHIGQAIMNQPGEQNTLKYFVNTTFNYPTMAEAYRVAAYDGLNRLF, translated from the coding sequence ATGGCTGTCTACAACTACGACGTGGTGGTACTGGGTTCCGGCCCGGCTGGAGAAGGTGCGGCGATGAACGCCGCGAAGGCAGGGCGCAAGGTGGCGATGGTCGATAGCCGTCGCCAGGTCGGCGGTAACTGCACCCACCTGGGTACCATCCCGTCCAAGGCTTTGCGTCACTCGGTGCGCCAGATCATGCAGTTCAACACCAACCCGATGTTCCGGGCCATTGGTGAGCCGCGCTGGTTCTCGTTCCCGGACGTGTTGAAAAGCGCCGAGAAGGTCATCTCCAAGCAAGTCGCTTCGCGCACCGGCTACTACGCCCGTAACCGTGTCGACCTGTTCTTCGGCACCGGCAGCTTCGCCGACGAGCAAACCGTCGAAGTGGTGTGCGCCAACGGCGTGGTCGAGAAGCTGGTGGCCAAGCACATCATCATCGCCACCGGTTCGCGCCCGTATCGCCCGGCGGACATCGATTTCCACCACCCGCGTATCTACGATAGCGACACCATCCTCAGCCTGGGCCATACCCCGCGCAAGTTGATCATCTACGGCGCCGGCGTGATCGGCTGTGAATACGCCTCGATCTTCAGCGGCCTGGGCGTGCTGGTGGAGCTGGTGGACAACCGCGACCAGTTGCTGAGCTTCCTCGACTCGGAAATTTCCCAGGCGTTGAGCTACCACTTCAGCAACAACAACATCACCGTGCGTCACAACGAAGAATACGAGCGGGTCGAAGGCCTGGACAACGGCGTGATCCTGCACCTCAAGTCCGGCAAGAAGATCAAGGCCGATGCCTTGCTGTGGTGCAACGGCCGTACCGGCAACACCGACAAGCTCGGCATGGAAAACATCGGGGTCAAGGTCAACAGCCGTGGCCAGATCGAAGTGGACGAGAACTATCGCACCTGCGTGACCAACATCTACGGTGCCGGTGACGTGATAGGCTGGCCAAGCCTGGCCAGTGCGGCGCATGACCAGGGCCGTTCGGCCGCCGGCAGCATTGTCGACAACGGCAGCTGGCGTTATGTGAACGACGTGCCGACCGGGATCTACACGATTCCCGAGATCAGCTCGATCGGCAAGAACGAGCACGAACTGACCAAGGCCAAGGTGCCTTACGAAGTGGGCAAGGCGTTCTTCAAGAGCATGGCGCGTGCACAGATCGCCGGTGAGCCGCAAGGCATGCTCAAGATCCTGTTCCACCGCGAAACCCTGGAAGTCCTCGGCGTGCATTGCTTCGGCTACCAGGCTTCGGAGATCGTGCACATCGGCCAGGCGATCATGAACCAGCCGGGTGAGCAAAATACCCTCAAGTATTTCGTCAACACCACGTTCAACTACCCGACCATGGCCGAAGCCTATCGGGTAGCGGCCTACGACGGCCTCAACCGGCTTTTTTGA
- a CDS encoding glycerophosphodiester phosphodiesterase: protein MTLIYGHRGAKGEAPENTLTSFQACLKHGVRRCELDLHLSMDGELMVIHDPTLKRTTDRRGKVVEYSAADLVKMDARKGGPGWVKPCPIPRLEELFEQCDFDHWQLEVKSASRTRAATTVLAIREMAVRFGLMDKVTVTSSSREVLKAAVELTPDLSRGLVAEYAWLDPLKVAQNYGCEMLALNWTLCTPERLEKAQRQGLHVSVWTVNEPALMRRLADFGVDSLITDFPGLATATLENY from the coding sequence GTGACCCTGATCTACGGCCACCGCGGTGCCAAAGGCGAAGCACCGGAAAACACCCTGACCAGCTTCCAGGCGTGTCTCAAGCACGGTGTACGCCGCTGCGAACTGGATTTGCACCTGTCCATGGACGGCGAACTGATGGTCATCCACGACCCGACCCTCAAGCGCACCACCGACCGGCGCGGCAAAGTCGTCGAGTATTCGGCGGCAGACCTGGTGAAGATGGACGCGCGCAAAGGCGGCCCGGGCTGGGTCAAGCCTTGCCCGATTCCGCGCCTGGAAGAGCTGTTCGAACAGTGCGACTTCGATCACTGGCAACTGGAAGTCAAAAGCGCCTCGCGCACCCGCGCCGCGACCACCGTGCTGGCCATTCGTGAGATGGCCGTGCGTTTCGGCCTGATGGACAAGGTCACCGTGACCTCAAGCTCGCGGGAAGTGTTGAAGGCGGCGGTTGAACTCACCCCCGACCTGTCACGCGGGCTGGTCGCCGAATATGCGTGGCTCGACCCGCTGAAGGTCGCGCAAAACTACGGCTGTGAGATGCTGGCGTTGAACTGGACGTTGTGCACCCCCGAACGCCTGGAAAAAGCCCAGCGCCAGGGCCTGCACGTGTCCGTGTGGACAGTCAACGAACCTGCGCTGATGCGCAGGCTCGCCGACTTCGGCGTAGATAGCCTGATTACAGACTTTCCCGGTTTGGCCACTGCCACCCTCGAGAATTACTGA
- a CDS encoding lipoprotein-releasing ABC transporter permease subunit — translation MFRPLFVFIGTRYTRAKRRNHFVSFISLTSMIGLALGVVVMIVVLSVMNGFDHEMRTRVLGMVPHATIEGDAPISDWQSLAAKVKQNPKVVAVAPFTQMQGLLTNDGKVQKILLNAIDPAQERNVSIIDKFMLQGKLDDLAPGSFGIVIGDKAAAKLGVGIGDKLTFVAPEVTVTPAGMFPRMKRFTVVGTFHVGAGEIDGYLGLTNLTDLARLHRWQPDQVQGLRLKFNDLFDAPRGAWEIAQHLGESQYYARDWTRTHGNLYQAIRMEKAMIGLLLLLIVAVAAFNIISTLVMVVNDKKGDIAILRTLGATPGQIMAIFMVQGTVIGVVGTLIGTAVGILAALNVSAAIALLEKVIGHKFLNADVYFIDYLPSQVQAQDVLMVGGAALVLSFLATLYPAWRAARTQPAQALRYE, via the coding sequence ATGTTCAGACCTCTCTTCGTATTTATTGGCACGCGTTATACCCGTGCAAAGCGTCGCAATCATTTTGTGTCGTTCATTTCCTTGACCTCGATGATCGGTCTCGCCCTTGGTGTGGTCGTGATGATCGTGGTGCTGTCGGTGATGAACGGCTTCGATCATGAAATGCGCACCCGCGTGCTGGGCATGGTGCCCCACGCGACCATCGAGGGCGATGCGCCCATCAGCGACTGGCAAAGCCTGGCCGCCAAGGTCAAGCAGAACCCCAAGGTAGTGGCCGTGGCGCCGTTTACCCAGATGCAGGGGCTGCTGACCAACGACGGCAAGGTGCAGAAAATCCTGCTCAATGCCATCGATCCGGCCCAGGAACGCAACGTCTCGATCATCGACAAGTTCATGTTGCAGGGCAAGCTCGACGATCTGGCCCCCGGCAGTTTTGGCATTGTCATCGGTGACAAGGCGGCGGCCAAGCTCGGCGTAGGCATCGGCGACAAACTGACCTTCGTCGCGCCGGAAGTCACCGTGACGCCGGCCGGCATGTTCCCGCGCATGAAGCGCTTTACCGTGGTCGGCACCTTCCACGTCGGCGCCGGCGAGATCGACGGCTACCTCGGCCTGACCAACCTCACCGACCTGGCCCGCCTGCATCGCTGGCAGCCGGACCAGGTGCAAGGCCTGCGCCTGAAGTTCAACGACCTGTTCGATGCCCCGCGTGGCGCCTGGGAAATCGCCCAGCACCTGGGTGAAAGCCAGTACTACGCCCGCGACTGGACCCGCACCCACGGCAACCTGTACCAGGCCATCCGCATGGAAAAAGCCATGATCGGCCTGCTGTTGCTGCTGATCGTCGCGGTCGCGGCCTTCAACATCATCTCCACGCTGGTGATGGTGGTGAATGACAAGAAGGGCGACATCGCCATCCTGCGCACCCTCGGCGCCACGCCGGGGCAGATCATGGCGATCTTCATGGTGCAGGGCACCGTGATCGGCGTGGTCGGCACCTTGATCGGCACTGCGGTAGGCATTTTGGCCGCGCTGAACGTCAGTGCCGCCATCGCCTTGCTTGAAAAGGTGATCGGCCACAAGTTCCTCAACGCCGACGTCTACTTCATCGATTACCTGCCGTCCCAGGTGCAAGCCCAGGACGTGCTGATGGTGGGCGGCGCCGCGTTGGTCCTGAGTTTCCTTGCCACCCTGTATCCAGCCTGGCGCGCGGCACGTACCCAGCCAGCACAGGCCTTACGTTATGAGTGA
- the lolD gene encoding lipoprotein-releasing ABC transporter ATP-binding protein LolD: MSEKAILSCRNLGKSYEEGPESVVVLSNLQLELHPGERVAIVGSSGSGKSTLLNLLGGLDTPSQGSVWLAGEELSALNEKARGQLRNRSLGFVYQFHHLLPEFTALENVCMPLLIGKTAIPEARQRAKALLERVGLGHRLEHKPAELSGGERQRVAIARALVNNPGLVMLDEPTGNLDSHTAQGIKDLMLELSTQMRTAFLVVTHDMSMARQMDRVLHLQEGHLVAI, from the coding sequence ATGAGTGAAAAAGCAATCCTGAGCTGCCGCAACCTGGGCAAATCCTACGAGGAAGGCCCGGAGTCGGTCGTGGTGCTGTCCAACCTGCAACTGGAACTGCATCCCGGCGAGCGCGTGGCGATCGTCGGCAGTTCCGGTTCCGGCAAAAGTACCTTGCTCAACCTGTTGGGCGGCCTCGATACGCCGTCCCAGGGCAGCGTATGGCTGGCCGGTGAAGAACTGTCGGCCCTGAATGAAAAGGCCCGTGGCCAGTTGCGCAACCGCTCGTTGGGCTTTGTGTACCAGTTCCACCACCTGTTGCCGGAATTCACCGCCCTGGAAAACGTGTGCATGCCGCTGTTGATCGGCAAGACCGCGATCCCGGAAGCGCGCCAGCGTGCCAAGGCGTTGCTCGAGCGCGTCGGCCTCGGCCATCGCCTGGAACACAAGCCGGCCGAACTGTCCGGCGGTGAGCGCCAGCGTGTGGCGATTGCCCGTGCCCTGGTGAACAACCCGGGCCTGGTGATGCTCGACGAGCCCACCGGCAACCTCGACTCCCACACCGCCCAGGGCATCAAGGACTTGATGCTGGAACTGAGCACCCAGATGCGCACCGCGTTCCTGGTGGTGACCCATGACATGAGCATGGCCCGCCAGATGGACCGCGTGCTGCACCTGCAGGAAGGTCATCTGGTCGCCATCTGA
- a CDS encoding lipoprotein-releasing ABC transporter permease subunit, whose protein sequence is MFRPLSIFIGTRYTRAKRRNRFVSFISMTSMIGLALGVLAMIVVLSVMNGFQREMSSRILGMVPHATIVGVNPIDDWQPLAAAAMKNPQVTAAVPFTQMDGMFSYKGAMQPIEISGVDPAQEGKVSIVAQHIVQGKLEDLKPGEFGVVVGEITARRFRLNVGDKLTLIVPEISSAPGGITPRMQRLNVVGIFKVGAELDGSMALIHMADAAEIQHWQPNQVQSVRLALKDLYAAPKVSADIAASLGSGYKPDDWTHTQGSLFSAMKMEKTMIGLLLLMIVAVAAFNIIATLIMVVNDKGADIAILRTIGATPRQIMAIFMVQGTVIGIVGTLIGGVLGVIAALNVSELVGWLERVSGQHIFSSDVYFVSNLPSELQSGDVVLICTAGFVLSFLATIYPAYRAAKIEPAHALRYS, encoded by the coding sequence ATGTTCAGACCGTTATCGATTTTCATCGGCACGCGCTATACCCGCGCCAAGCGCCGCAACCGTTTTGTTTCGTTCATCTCGATGACCTCGATGATTGGCCTCGCCCTGGGCGTGCTGGCGATGATCGTGGTGCTGTCGGTGATGAACGGCTTCCAGCGTGAAATGAGCTCGCGCATCCTTGGCATGGTGCCCCACGCCACTATCGTCGGGGTGAACCCGATCGACGATTGGCAGCCGCTGGCCGCTGCGGCGATGAAAAATCCGCAAGTGACTGCCGCCGTACCGTTCACGCAGATGGACGGCATGTTCTCCTACAAGGGCGCGATGCAGCCGATTGAGATCAGCGGTGTTGACCCGGCCCAGGAAGGCAAGGTGTCGATCGTGGCCCAGCATATCGTGCAGGGCAAACTGGAAGACCTGAAGCCCGGTGAGTTCGGCGTGGTGGTCGGCGAAATCACCGCCCGGCGTTTTCGCCTGAATGTGGGCGACAAATTGACCCTGATCGTCCCGGAGATCAGCAGTGCACCCGGTGGTATCACCCCGCGCATGCAGCGTCTGAACGTAGTGGGTATCTTCAAGGTCGGCGCCGAGCTGGATGGCTCCATGGCCTTGATCCACATGGCTGACGCCGCCGAGATACAGCATTGGCAGCCGAACCAGGTGCAGAGCGTGCGCCTGGCGTTGAAAGACCTGTACGCAGCGCCCAAGGTCTCGGCGGACATCGCTGCCAGCCTCGGCAGCGGCTACAAGCCCGATGACTGGACCCACACCCAGGGCAGCTTGTTCAGCGCGATGAAGATGGAAAAGACCATGATCGGCCTGTTGTTGCTGATGATCGTCGCCGTCGCGGCGTTCAACATCATCGCCACGCTGATCATGGTGGTGAACGACAAGGGTGCGGACATCGCGATCCTGCGTACCATCGGCGCCACGCCACGGCAGATCATGGCGATCTTCATGGTGCAGGGCACGGTGATCGGCATTGTCGGCACCTTGATCGGCGGTGTGCTGGGGGTGATTGCGGCGCTGAACGTGAGTGAGCTGGTGGGCTGGCTGGAACGGGTGAGCGGGCAGCATATCTTCAGTTCGGATGTGTACTTCGTCAGCAACCTGCCTTCCGAGCTGCAAAGTGGCGATGTGGTGCTGATTTGTACGGCCGGGTTTGTGTTGAGCTTCCTGGCGACGATTTACCCGGCGTATCGGGCGGCGAAGATTGAGCCGGCGCATGCCCTTAGGTATTCGTAG
- a CDS encoding heavy metal response regulator transcription factor, protein MKLLIVEDQPKTGHYLRQGLAEAGFTTELVADGTSGQHLALTGDYDLLILDVMLPGRDGWQILQAVRSAGLEIPVLFLTARDAVEDRVHGLELGADDYLVKPFAFSELLARVRSLLRRGSSTPQETALQLADLRLDLLRRRVERDGQRIDLTAKEFSLLELLLRRQGEVLPKSLIASQVWDMNFDSDTNIIEVAIRRLRLKVDDPFPTKLIHTVRGMGYVLEERSH, encoded by the coding sequence ATGAAATTGCTGATCGTCGAAGACCAACCGAAAACCGGCCACTATCTGCGCCAAGGCCTGGCCGAGGCGGGCTTTACCACCGAACTGGTGGCCGACGGCACCAGCGGCCAGCACCTGGCGCTGACCGGCGATTATGACCTGTTGATCCTGGATGTGATGCTGCCCGGTCGCGACGGTTGGCAAATCCTGCAAGCAGTGCGCAGTGCCGGCCTGGAGATCCCGGTGCTGTTTCTGACCGCCCGGGATGCCGTGGAAGACCGGGTGCACGGCCTGGAACTGGGTGCCGACGATTACCTGGTCAAGCCCTTTGCCTTCTCCGAACTGCTGGCGCGGGTACGCAGCCTGTTGCGCCGTGGCAGCAGCACGCCGCAGGAAACCGCCCTGCAACTGGCCGACCTGCGCCTGGACCTGCTCCGCCGCCGCGTCGAACGGGACGGCCAGCGCATCGACCTCACCGCCAAGGAATTCTCCCTGCTGGAACTGCTGCTGCGCCGCCAGGGCGAAGTCCTGCCCAAGTCGCTGATTGCCTCCCAGGTGTGGGACATGAATTTCGACAGTGACACCAACATCATCGAAGTCGCGATCCGGCGCCTGCGCCTGAAAGTCGACGATCCTTTCCCCACCAAGCTGATCCATACCGTGCGCGGCATGGGTTATGTGCTGGAGGAGCGCAGCCATTGA
- a CDS encoding plastocyanin/azurin family copper-binding protein, which yields MALRTPLLLAGCLLALSFNAMADAAHTYAFGQPAPADKATRTVEVTLQDISFSPKSLDVKAGETVRFVLVNKGQLLHEFNLGDAAMHAEHQKEMLQMQASGMLTSTGMGKMDHSAMGHGEMGGMKHDDPNSVLVEPGKTAELTWTFTKATGLEFACNLPGHYQAGMVGKLTVE from the coding sequence ATGGCATTGCGTACACCCCTGTTGTTGGCGGGCTGCCTGTTGGCGTTGAGTTTCAATGCAATGGCGGATGCGGCCCATACCTACGCGTTCGGCCAGCCGGCACCGGCGGATAAGGCCACACGCACCGTGGAGGTGACGCTGCAGGACATTTCCTTTTCGCCCAAATCCCTGGACGTCAAGGCCGGTGAGACGGTGCGCTTTGTACTGGTCAACAAAGGCCAGTTGCTGCATGAATTCAACCTCGGTGACGCGGCGATGCACGCCGAACACCAGAAGGAAATGCTGCAGATGCAGGCCAGCGGCATGCTCACCTCCACGGGTATGGGCAAGATGGATCACAGCGCCATGGGCCACGGTGAAATGGGCGGCATGAAACACGACGATCCCAACAGCGTGCTGGTGGAACCCGGCAAGACTGCTGAGCTGACCTGGACGTTCACCAAGGCCACCGGCCTGGAGTTTGCCTGCAACCTCCCCGGGCATTACCAGGCGGGCATGGTCGGCAAGCTGACCGTTGAGTAA
- the queF gene encoding NADPH-dependent 7-cyano-7-deazaguanine reductase QueF (Catalyzes the NADPH-dependent reduction of 7-cyano-7-deazaguanine (preQ0) to 7-aminomethyl-7-deazaguanine (preQ1) in queuosine biosynthesis), which yields MHPAAEHSPLGKSSEYISTYTPSLLFPIPRAAKWAELGLSAETLPYKGVDFWNCFELSWLLPSGKPVVAIGEFSIPADSPNIIESKSFKLYLNSLNQTAFADVQSLEATLRTDLSAAAGKPVTVRIRSLADIEAEGVMALPGTCVDDLDISVSNYEHPRPELLRCDDSRIVEESVHSHLLKSNCPVTSQPDWGSVVVEYRGSALDHGSLLEYLVSFRQHSDFHEQCVERIFLDLQRLLKPEKLTVYARYVRRGGLDINPYRSTEDVAFQNVRLARQ from the coding sequence ATGCATCCCGCAGCCGAACATTCGCCGCTGGGCAAGTCCAGTGAATACATTTCCACCTACACCCCTTCGTTGCTGTTCCCGATTCCACGCGCCGCCAAGTGGGCCGAGCTGGGCCTGAGCGCCGAGACCCTGCCGTACAAGGGCGTGGACTTCTGGAACTGCTTCGAGTTGTCCTGGCTGCTGCCGTCGGGCAAGCCGGTGGTGGCCATCGGTGAGTTCAGCATCCCGGCCGACTCGCCGAACATCATCGAGTCCAAGTCGTTCAAGCTGTATCTCAACTCGCTCAACCAGACAGCGTTTGCCGATGTGCAAAGCCTGGAAGCGACCCTGCGCACCGACCTCAGCGCCGCCGCCGGCAAGCCTGTTACCGTGCGTATCCGCAGCTTGGCCGACATTGAGGCCGAAGGCGTGATGGCGTTGCCGGGCACGTGTGTTGACGATCTGGATATCAGTGTCAGCAACTACGAACACCCGCGCCCGGAGCTGCTGCGTTGCGATGACTCGCGCATTGTCGAGGAGAGCGTGCACAGCCACCTGCTCAAGTCCAACTGCCCGGTGACCAGCCAGCCCGACTGGGGCAGCGTGGTGGTGGAGTACCGTGGTTCGGCGTTGGATCACGGGAGTTTGCTGGAATACCTGGTGAGCTTTCGCCAGCACTCGGATTTCCATGAACAGTGCGTGGAGCGCATCTTCCTTGACCTGCAGCGTTTGCTGAAGCCGGAAAAGTTGACGGTGTATGCGCGCTATGTGCGGCGCGGCGGGTTGGATATCAACCCTTACCGCAGCACTGAAGATGTGGCGTTCCAGAACGTGCGCCTGGCCCGTCAGTAA
- a CDS encoding DUF4404 family protein gives MPDRKKLEEQVEILRGQLEQEPPLSEEKREALQALIAKFELQLELEPATQTPSISDDVSQAAIEFDAEHPVISGTLRNIMITLGNMGI, from the coding sequence ATGCCTGATCGCAAAAAACTGGAAGAACAGGTCGAGATCCTGCGCGGGCAGCTGGAACAGGAACCGCCGCTGTCGGAAGAAAAACGTGAAGCGCTGCAAGCCTTGATTGCCAAGTTTGAATTGCAACTTGAACTTGAACCGGCCACTCAGACGCCGAGTATTTCCGACGATGTGAGCCAAGCTGCCATAGAGTTCGACGCTGAGCACCCGGTGATTTCCGGGACACTGCGCAATATCATGATCACCTTGGGCAATATGGGGATCTGA
- a CDS encoding phosphatase, which translates to MPHAEIAIANAPALTAVLFGLSGCLVDFGSRARTDSPSPDSQATPGALKILRSLKEQGVPCAWLDELPPSVTTPLAAVLPNWLKAASPSSIRWPAPHACWQALMELNIERLEGCVLVSGEPRLLQSGLNAGLWTIGLASCGSLCGLAPEQWQALSDKEREHKRGKATVELYGLGVHSVIDHLGELGTCLADISLRQLKGEKP; encoded by the coding sequence ATGCCTCACGCCGAGATAGCCATCGCCAACGCGCCCGCCTTGACTGCTGTTCTGTTTGGCCTGAGTGGTTGCCTGGTGGACTTTGGTTCCCGGGCGCGCACCGATTCCCCCTCCCCGGACTCCCAAGCCACACCCGGCGCCCTGAAAATCCTGCGCAGCCTCAAGGAACAAGGCGTCCCCTGTGCCTGGCTGGATGAACTGCCGCCGTCGGTAACCACACCACTGGCCGCCGTACTGCCCAACTGGCTCAAGGCCGCATCCCCCTCCTCCATCCGCTGGCCCGCCCCTCATGCCTGCTGGCAAGCCTTGATGGAACTCAACATTGAACGCCTGGAAGGTTGCGTACTGGTCAGCGGCGAGCCGCGCCTGTTGCAATCGGGCCTGAATGCCGGCTTGTGGACCATTGGCCTGGCCTCCTGTGGTTCGCTGTGCGGCCTGGCGCCCGAGCAGTGGCAGGCGCTGAGCGACAAGGAACGCGAGCACAAGCGCGGCAAAGCCACCGTTGAGCTCTATGGCCTGGGGGTCCACTCGGTGATCGATCACCTCGGTGAACTCGGCACCTGCCTGGCCGACATCAGCCTGCGTCAGCTCAAAGGCGAGAAGCCCTGA